The Dysidea avara chromosome 13, odDysAvar1.4, whole genome shotgun sequence genome includes a region encoding these proteins:
- the LOC136243090 gene encoding synaptonemal complex protein 2-like gives MTSDADRNTLERVFNSHEGQWRCLLEQLQRYLDTAPGERSYAPNCSRKMAQSLQKITKEVITNSELAGVKVLLDLLLYWSEFPSNGRGLDQLIIYNILPGILSDIARCLVGCQKECNQVIASLVTTMMSLCEYSDKLVGDLWHLIPSLLSVAVNNSRYSFTVRIDCVRVLNALLEACDNSYKVSIKTTLIKYNSKMASLLPLAGDYELQVALVECLFRTTTAAERVPLAQQWFSSQDVIKCFQAIREADFEQDCRQFLNTLNYQMHKCNKATVFSLPCRQVLLGDIRLHAPQDMKQLWMDFNTISHSLSVFVSDPSQEEDIWESVTVKRANISEHQITATTRGYHLKLTVNCPLSVLTSFPCTAKGDTLQAILGTDPSRPLQQLLEGTSKTSVVMTPVQLGSTNKLVGSKKGPKEMSSNIQTPDKVEDVSCSPIDPMGTPVVNSSTGSVCTPTNQSIPVKTPRTSTPSLKHITCAPSKSDKTAVDHSGKKTVDHQIPDHKSLDRKSKVIADQKRKTTPDQQCKVISDKNSKAVPLDQKKKVISDQKSKLVNDQQSKVVLNQRSKGGLCKGITDQQRKEITSQKKAKLTDQKNKMANQNTKPLSDRSNKRPIDKTDHNPTKKGPAPMVVTANNIDSFIDQIAVKPKLSIKKYSTRSTVKQSNSSKTVVSKNLPPKKLPTKNAAALQKSYKPVSPVVKLQQKRSREMREAFTKSTTDLSTFDFDDDVMPPIKKSKQINSSANSSCSSSVDVSMSRVNNQKKFDMVPQKKGKKGNKKQPPVNKRPITTPHSTSRTEISVVLESQDITSPPLDGQTSTTIRCSPTTTISSYNSPKSDTTYEPPTISLTTPACKHYSPVQTPVTTITQQFSPAGVSQQHSPVVDTQVDSPVVDTQVDSPVVDTQVDSPVVDTQVDSPVVDTQVDSPVVDTQVDSPVVDTQVDSPVVDTQVDSPVVDTQVDSPVQSVSKVPPVSPVVESSLVIATQQVSSALETRSSSPVSGDVSLDYSQPSTPEEDHVITRGFQEVCQELISGAGGRRDSKVDKPSHLTIKHDNFSPVTTTRKFQSSKPKKDDLTTKQRQPKPNKKSASNNDKLTTTKKAQEVGREQRNKRRRQSTGEVEVTPIISPPAKRSSMIRQLDLRVTKTPICKAPQSVADDDNTDVDGYSESTGKLDHVTPDPTPFGSPTYQPMGNDVSEMLGNFGAKISQAMKNKRNHYDQVLQGASKASSQLLTSVWSEQYNKRHTLLQSYHQQTMEELHNLEEDIKTTQQAEEQAMNNFKHYQKILSDSLSLQTQKLTKIQMTQASFHQDMESLETSQTKQQGNVHQQLAKEMRKIQDEILNTNKQQELRMVKQSLQAMLLKL, from the exons ATGACGAGTGATGCGGACAGAAACACG TTGGAACGAGTGTTCAACTCGCACGAGGGACAATGGAGGTGTTTGCTGGAGCAGTTGCAACGCTACTTGGATACCGCACCCGGGGAAAGGTCATATGCGCCTAACTGCAGTCGGAAAATGGCCCAGAGTTTGCAAAAGATAACGAAAGAA GTGATAACTAACTCTGAGCTAGCTGGAGTGAAGGTGTTACTAGACTTACTACTCTACTGGTCTGAATTCCCCAGCAATGGACGGGGCCTGGACCAACTTATTATTTACAACATACTACCAGGAATATTGTCTGATATAGCTAGATGTCTAGTTGGCTGTCAGAAGGAATGCAACCAAGTTATAGCTAGTCTGGTGACCACTATGATGTCTCTGTGTGAATACTCTGATAAGTTAGTTGGTGACCTGTGGCATCTGATACCTTCCTTATTAAGTGTTGCTGTGAACAATTCTCGTTATTCTTTTACAGTTAGGATTGAT TGTGTTCGTGTGCTGAATGCTTTATTGGAGGCTTGTGATAATTCTTACAAAGTGTCTATCAAGACAACACTCATCAAATACAA TTCCAAGATGGCTAGTTTATTGCCATTAGCTGGAGACTATGAGTTACAGGTGGCCCTAGTCGAGTGCTTGTTCCGTACCACTACTGCAGCAGAAAGGGTCCCACTGGCACAACAATGGTTTAGTAGTCAGGATGTGATTAAATGTTTTCAGGCTATTAGGGAAGCTGATTTTGAACAG GATTGTAGGCAGTTTCTCAACACACTGAACTATCAAATGCACAAGTGTAATAAAGCAACTGTCTTCTCCCTGCCATGTCGACAAGTTTTATTGGGAGATATTAGG TTACATGCCCCACAAGATATGAAACAGTTATGGATGGACTTCAACACTATCAGTCATAGTCTGTCTGTGTTTGTGTCAGACCCTTCCCAAGAG GAAGACATATGGGAGAGTGTCACAGTGAAAAGAGCTAACATTAGTGAACACCAAATAACTG CCACCACAAGAGGTTACCACCTTAAACTAACAGTGAATTGTCCACTCTCAGTGTTGACCTCATTTCCTTGTACTGCTAAAGGAGACACTCTACAGGCCATACTGGGCACAGATCCATCTCGGCCACTACAACAATTACTAGAAGGAACCAGTAAGACATCAGTTGTGATGACCCCTGTACAGTTGGGCTCCACTAACAAGCTGGTTGGCAGTAAGAAGGGACCAAAAGAAATGAGCTCTAACATACAAACGCCTGACAAAGTGGAAGATGTCAGTTGTAGTCCAATAGACCCCATGGGAACACCAGTTGTG AATTCCTCTACTGGTTCAGTCTGTACTCCAACTAATCAGTCAATTCCTGTGAAGACTCCTCGTACATCAACACCTTCTCTCAAGCATATAACTTGTGCTCCTAGTAAGAGTGATAAAACAGCTGTTGATCATTCTGGAAAGAAGACAGTTGATCATCAGATACCTGATCACAAGAGCCTTGATCGAAAGAGCAAAGTAATTGCTGATCAAAAGAGAAAAACAACTCCTGATCAACAGTGTAAGGTAATCTCTGATAAAAATAGTAAAGCAGTGCCCCTGGATCAAAAGAAGAAAGTGATCTCTGATCAAAAGAGCAAACTAGTCAATGATCAACAGAGTAAAGTAGTTCTTAATCAAAGGAGTAAAGGTGGCCTTTGTAAAGGAATTACTGATCAACAACGTAAAGAAATCACCAGTCAAAAGAAAGCTAAACTCACTGACCAAAAAAACaagatggccaatcaaaataCTAAGCCATTATCTGACCGAAGCAACAAGAGACCTATTGACAAAACAGACCACAACCCTACCAAGAAGGGACCTGCTCCTATGGTAGTTACTGCCAACAACATTGATAGTTTCATTGATCAAATTGCTGTCAAGCCAAAACTTTCCATCAAGAAGTACAGCACAAGATCAACAGTCAAACAATCAAATTCCAGTAAAACAGTTGTGTCCAAAAATCTTCCACCCAAGAAACTACCAACTAAGAATGCTGCTGCACTGCAGAAGAGTTACAAGCCAGTATCACCAGTTGTTAAGTTACAACAAAAGAGAAGTAGAGAAATGAGAGAAGCTTTCACCAAATCAACAACTGATTTGTCAACGTTTGATTTTGATGACGATGTTATGCCACCGATCAAGAAATCGAAGCAAATCAACAGCTCTGCTAACAGTAGTTGTAGCAGCAGTGTTGATGTGTCCATGTCAAGGGTGAACAATCAGAAAAAGTTTGATATGGTTCCACAGAAGAAGGGGAAGAAAGGCAACAAGAAGCAACCACCTGTTAACAAAAGACCGATCACTACTCCACACTCAACCAGCAGGACTGAG ATCAGTGTAGTGCTGGAGTCACAAGACATAACATCCCCACCCCTAGATGGTCAG ACAAGTACTACTATCAGATGCTCACCTACCACCACAATCAGTTCCTACAATTCTCCCAAGAGTGACACTACATATGAACCACCTACTATATCATTGACTACACCAGCTTGTAAACACTACTCTCCTGTACAAACTCCAGTTACTACTATAACTCAACAATTCAGTCCTGCTGGTGTATCACAACAGCACAGTCCAGTTGTAGATACTCAAGTAGACAGTCCAGTTGTAGACACTCAAGTAGACAGTCCAGTTGTAGATACTCAAGTAGACAGTCCAGTTGTAGATACTCAAGTAGACAGTCCAGTTGTAGACACTCAAGTAGACAGTCCAGTTGTAGATACTCAAGTAGACAGTCCAGTTGTAGATACTCAAGTAGACAGTCCAGTTGTAGATACTCAAGTAGACAGTCCAGTTGTAGACACTCAAGTAGACAGTCCAGTTCAATCAGTCAGCAAAGTTCCACCAGTTAGCCCAGTTGTGGAATCCAGTCTGGTCATTGCAACTCAACAAGTTAGTTCAGCTCTAGAAACCCGTTCATCCAGTCCAGTcagtggtgatgtgtcactggaCTACTCACAACCTTCTACCCCTGAGGAGGATCATGTGATTACTAGAGGATTCCAGGAGGTGTGTCAG GAGCTAATATCAGGGGCAGGCGGTAGGAGAGACAGCAAGGTTGACAAACCATCTCACCTTACGATTAAACATGACAATTTTAGCCCGGTAACTACAACACGCAAATTTCAGTCATCCAAGCCTAAGAAAGATGATTTAACAACTAAACAACGTCAACCCAAGCCAAACAAGAAGTCGGCTTCAAACAATGACAAGTTAACTACTACTAAGAAGGCACAAGAAGTTGGTAGAGAACAACGTAACAAAAGAAGACGACAAAGCACG GGTGAAGTAGAGGTGACCCCAATTATATCACCTCCTGCTAAAAGATCATCAATGATCAGACAGTTAGATTTACGAGTTACCAAGACACCTATTTGTAAAG CACCACAGAGTGTTGCAGATGATGACAACACTGACGTTGATGGGTATAGCGAGAGTACTGGTAAATTAGACCATGTGACTCCTGACCCCACCCCCTTTGGTTCCCCTACGTACCAGCCCAT GGGAAATGATGTTAGTGAAATGTTGGGGAACTTTGGAGCTAAGATCAGTCAAGCAATGAAG AACAAGAGGAACCATTATGATCAAGTGTTACAAGGTGCTAGTAAGGCCAGTAGTCAACTGCTAACTTCAGTGTGGAGTGAACAGTAtaataagag ACATACACTGCTACAAAGCTACCATCAGCAGACAATGGAAGAATTACATAACTTGGAAGAAGACATTAAAACGACACAACAAGCCGAAGAACAAGCAatg AACAACTTCAAACATTACCAGAAGATATTGTCAGACTCACTATCATTACAAACACAAAA GTTAACTAAAATACAAATGACTCAGGCAAGTTTCCACCAAGACATGGAGTCACTGGAAACTAGCCAGACAAAACAACAG GGTAATGTACATCAACAACTTGCTAAGGAAATGAGAAAAATCCAAGATGAAATACTAAATACCAAC AAACAACAAGAGTTAAGGATGGTTAAGCAATCATTACAAGCAATGTTACTGAAGTTATGA
- the LOC136243152 gene encoding protein LYRIC-like, translating into MESDWLTGLLVVLMVTIAVGLLWSSTKLSGGQTPTPIILEAPSLVSTDTTKDKKKVRQRTTNPQQSPRSATQDITDNKGTNTLTASTEMVESSVSRSPRKKKVKKRAESPEHVDEDNDVTTADEGAWQTQLSRQQKQELLRQRRQQENTTQDESIEKQIASAADEVITTSTDSKNDLMYLEDSNDNEAWLLIDNQNNSTS; encoded by the exons ATGGAGTCGGACTGGTTGACAGGTCTACTAGTCGTGTTAATGGTCACTATAGCGGTGGGGTTGCTATGGAGCAGCACCAAGTTGAGTG GTGGACAAACGCCCACGCCAATTATTTTGGAGGCACCAAGTTTAGTGTCTACTGATACAACAAAGGATAAGAAGAAAGTGAGACAACGAACAACTAATCCTCAACAA TCCCCAAGGTCTGCTACCCAAGATATCACTGATAATAAGGGCACTAATACACTTACTGCTAGTACTGAAATGGTTGAAAGTTCGGTATCACGGTCTCCGAGAAAGAAGAAGGTAAAGAAACGTGCAGAATCACCAGAACATGTTGATGAGGATAATGATGTTACTACTGCTGATGAAGGGGCATGGCAGACACAGTTGTCAAGACAACAGAAACAAGAGCTACTGCGACAACGGAGACAGCAAGAAAACACAACACAAGATGAGAGTATTGAGAAGCAGATTGCCAGTGCAGCTGATGAAGTAATAACAACATCCACAGATA GTAAAAATGATCTGATGTACTTGGAAGACAGCAATGACAATGAGGCATGGCTTCTGATTGACAACCAGAACAACTCCACTAGTTAA
- the LOC136243156 gene encoding small ribosomal subunit protein uS10-like — protein MAYKGEKGIPSTDEAPIHKIRITLTSRNVKSLEKVCSDLIRGAKDKGLRVKGPIRMPTKKLRITCRKTPCGEGSKTWDRYEMRIHKRVIDLHSPAETVKQITSISIEPGVEVEVTIADA, from the exons ATG GCTTACAAAGGTGAAAAAGGAATTCCTTCAACAGACGAGGCGCCTATTCATAAGATCAGGATCACTTTAACCAGCAGAAATGTCAAGTCATTGGAGAAAG TATGCAGTGATCTTATCCGTGGTGCCAAGGACAAGGGCCTGAGGGTAAAGGGACCGATACGTATGCCAACAAAGAAACTGCGTATCACCTGCCGTAAGACACCTTGTGGTGAGGGCAGCAAGACATGGGATCGATATGAGATGAGGATACACAAGCGAGTGATCGACCTACACTCACCTGCAGAAACTGTGAAGCAAATT ACAAGTATCAGTATTGAGCCAGGTGTTGAAGTGGAGGTAACCATCGCTGATGCTTAA